The Acyrthosiphon pisum isolate AL4f unplaced genomic scaffold, pea_aphid_22Mar2018_4r6ur Scaffold_15787;HRSCAF=16446, whole genome shotgun sequence genome includes the window GAATTTTCTACTCGGCGATCGGCAACTTTGTGGAAGCCGTTCCCGTTTTCCCGATCACGTTCAACGTACCCGACATGGTGACCGCTTTCGGTGGCTTGCTGTCGGGCATGTTCAATTACATTACCGGCAACGACAGCGGCGGAGGGTCACAACCCAAAGACGTCTTCGGAGCCATGCTCGACATCTATAGGCACATAGCCGTACAAGAAGACATTCATGATTTTGAGTTCATGACGTAAAATACAGCTTAGCATAATAGCTGAGACGTACCtacccaatataataatagtctacATCGAGAGGAGGAGAGTTAAAAGTCGTCGTCGTTATTTTTTCGTGTTCTTTTATCTTTTAAGCGCATCACTgcggtataatatgttattatacattgtcATATAAAAcgcacattaatatttaaatgaagtgAAACGTATTCTGCCGACTAATTCTTCGACACATCTTCGaacaactgtaaaaaaaattgcccaCCAACATATTGGGGTATAATGCCGCCCActatgttatgtacctacctatatttagtattaacattttactcCCACCGTGAAATCGAGTAGTGCGAAATTTTAATCGCAAGAAAGCACCTCCtattgcatacctatatatacctacttatattagtacctacctatatttaaaac containing:
- the LOC100162010 gene encoding uncharacterized protein LOC100162010, producing the protein MLRDTGVIPAVPMTDLKETATDGPEMARIFYSAIGNFVEAVPVFPITFNVPDMVTAFGGLLSGMFNYITGNDSGGGSQPKDVFGAMLDIYRHIAVQEDIHDFEFMT